A single region of the Mercenaria mercenaria strain notata chromosome 6, MADL_Memer_1, whole genome shotgun sequence genome encodes:
- the LOC128558041 gene encoding uncharacterized protein LOC128558041: MYNLFFIKVSMMICSIFFSGYFAFFKLGATENAVKHDGENRHEVFVVADKESDANEFELDREADDDRPKALEYWEHFINTNNFTAIGEIYDNCGEKISFEIFPFLETLIYSELVGGRFFLEVKYNGKDLYSNNWELCTLDEDYDDRIVYCPFYPGEYSFVKDKSLYTYQRWDRFESKAWITDQEDRTIVCGYSDFTL, from the exons atgtataatttgttCTTCATAAAAGTCTCCATGATGATCTGTAGTATATTTTTCTCGGGCTATTTTGCGTTTTTCAAACTCGGTGCAACGGAAAACGCTGTGAAACACGATGGAGAAAACCGGCACGAAGTTTTCGTGGTTGCGGACAAAGAAAGTGATGCAAATGAATTCGAATTGGATAGAGAAGCTGACGACGATAGACCGAAAGCTTTAGAATACTGGGAACATTTTATAAACACGAACAATTTTACGGCCATAGGAGAAATTTACGATAATTGCGGTGAGAAAATTTCGTTCGAAATATTTCCTTTTTTGGAAACCCTTATAT ACTCTGAGCTGGTTGGCGGAAGATTTTTCCTCGAAGTAAAATATAATGGCAAAGACCTGTACAGTAACAACTGGGAACTATGTACACTAGATGAAGACTACGATGACCGGATCGTATACTGCCCCTTCTATCCCGGAGAGTATTCGTTTGTCAAGGACAAATCCCTATATACTTACCAAAGGTGG gatAGGTTCGAGTCGAAGGCTTGGATAACAGACCAAGAGGATCGGACTATTGTCTGTGGCTATTCAGATTTCACCCTTTAA
- the LOC128557745 gene encoding iroquois-class homeodomain protein irx-2-like, translating into MSFMANIQPSAQGQLVASSAFSGSQNYLSRVPSLPETVYGTSQLYPQTSGLRTESAGYYPPMQSGSESLKAPSSLGQHYYVDQMMNPHPYSSLYPGFDINAIRRKNATRETTGPLKAWLSQHKKNPYPTKGEKVMLAIATRMTLTQVSTWFANARRRMKKDNLGEYDDNDEGKENETGRRDRSGSLSSRMSQTSSEADTSKDLSDLSDIEEISINTKPTKRPTKKCVQRLFSPEIRTDNVIDPSSSPESLPDMTRIKEECHEEPILPPVAEMMRTQLNQFPAQTTGTTETTRIQKSKIWSISEIIGSASKTINTDNPSSYTYSENTVPHSEHTTHYDSSFYQNQLYNTYSNYYPAVHTGYPYDYSSQLNTSDSGLSTASDSKETIQYL; encoded by the exons ATGTCTTTTATGGCAAACATTCAACCCTCGGCTCAG GGTCAGCTTGTAGCATCCTCAGCCTTTTCTGGTTCTCAAAATTATTTATCCAGAGTACCAAGTCTACCAGAAACAGTTTATGGAACCAGTCAACTTTATCCACAAACTTCCGGTCTTAGAACAGAAAGCGCAGGATATTATCCTCCAATG CAAAGTGGGTCAGAATCTCTGAAAGCTCCAAGTTCTCTGGGACAACATTATTATGTGGACCAGATGATGAACCCCCATCCATACAGTTCTTT GTATCCAGGTTTCGACATCAATGCTATTCGACGCAAGAATGCTACACGAGAAACCACAGGACCTCTGAAGGCTTGGTTAAGCCAGCACAAGAAAAATCCATATCCTACCAAAGGTGAAAAGGTCATGTTGGCAATAGCAACAAGGATGACCTTGACCCAAGTATCAACATGGTTTGCAAACGCTAGACGTCGCATGAAGAAAGACAACCTTGGTGAATATGACGACAACGATGAAGGCAAAGAAAACGAAACTG GGCGCAGAGACCGCAGTGGCAGTCTATCTAGTCGTATGTCGCAGACGAGCAGTGAAGCAGACACATCTAAAGATCTGTCAGATTTATCCGACATTGAGGAGATATCTATCAACACAAAGCCAACAAAAAGACCTACCAAGAAGTGCGTTCAGAGGCTCTTCTCACCGGAAATCAGAACCGATAATGTTATTGACCCGTCCAGCTCACCTGAAAGCTTACCGGATATGACTCGGATAAAAGAAGAATGTCATGAAGAACCCATACTTCCGCCAGTCGCAGAAATGATGCGCACGCAACTGAATCAATTTCCCGCCCAAACAACAGGCACAACGGAAACAACGAGAATTCAAAAATCAAAGATCTGGTCAATATCAGAAATCATTGGATCTGCATCAAAAACTATCAACACAGACAATCCATCCAGTTATACATATTCAGAAAATACCGTACCCCATTCAGAGCATACGACGCATTATGACAGTTCATTTTACCAAAACCAGCTTTACAACacttattcaaattattacccagcGGTTCACACTGGGTACCCATACGACTATTCCAGTCAGCTGAACACCTCGGACAGTGGTCTAAGCACCGCATCGGACTCAAAAGAAACCATTCAGTACTTGTAA